A window of the Pongo abelii isolate AG06213 chromosome 10, NHGRI_mPonAbe1-v2.0_pri, whole genome shotgun sequence genome harbors these coding sequences:
- the WASHC1 gene encoding WASH complex subunit 1 yields the protein MTPVRTQHSLAGQTYAVPLIQPDLRREEAVQQMADALQYLQKVSGDIFSRISQRVEQSRSQVQAIGEKVSLAQAKIEKIKGSKKAIKVFSSAKYPAPERLQEYGSIFTGAQDPGLQRRPRHRIQSKHRPLDERALQEKLKYFPVCVSTKPEPEDDAEEGLGGLPSNISSVSSLLLFNTTENLYKKYVFLDPLAGAVTKTHVMLGAETEEKLFDAPLSISKREQLEQQVPENYFYVPDLGQVPEIDVPSYLPDLPGIANDLMYSADLGPGIAPSAPGTIPELPTFHTEVAEPLKADLQDGVLTAPPPPPPPPPPPPAPEVLASAPLLPPSTAAPVGQGARQDDSSSSASPSVQGAPREVVDPSGGRATLLESIRQAGGIGKAKLRSVKERKLEKKKQKEQEQVRATSQGGDLMSDLFNKLVMRRKGISGKGPGAGEGPGGAFARVSDSIPPLPPPQQPQAEDEDDWES from the exons ATGACTCCTGTGAGGACGCAGCACTCCCTGGCAGGTCAGACCTATGCCGTGCCCCTCATCCAGCCAGACCTGCGGCGAGAGGAGGCCGTCCAGCAGATGGCGGATGCCCTGCAGTACCTGCAGAAGGTCTCTGGAGACATCTTCAGCAG GATCTCCCAGCGGGTAGAGCAGAGCCGGAGCCAGGTGCAGGCCATTGGAGAGAAGGTCTCCTTGGCCCAGGCCAAGATTGAGAAGATCaagggcagcaagaaggccaTCAAG GTGTTCTCCAGTGCCAAGTACCCTGCTCCGGAGCGCCTGCAGGAATATGGCTCCATCTTCACAGGCGCCCAGGACCCTGGCCTGCAGAGACGCCCCCGCCACAGGATCCAGAGCAAGCACCGCCCCCTGGACGAGCGGGCCCTGCAG GAGAAGCTGAAGTACTTTCCTGTGTGCGTGAGCACCAAGCCGGAGCCCGAGGATGATGCAGAAGAGGGACTTGGGGGTCTTCCCAGCAACATCAGCTCTGTCAGCTCCTTGCTGCTCTTCAACACCACCGAGAACCT GTACAAGAAGTATGTCTTCCTGGACCCCTTGGCTGGTGCTGTAACAAAGACCCATGTGATGCTGGGGGCAGAGACAGAGGAGAAGCTGTTTGATGCCCCCTTGTCCATCAGCAAGAGAGAGCAGCTGGAACAGCAG GTCCCAGAAAACTACTTCTATGTGCCAGACCTGGGCCAGGTGCCTGAGATTGATGTGCCATCCTACCTGCCTGACCTGCCCGGCATTGCCAACGACCTCATGTACAGTGCTGACCTGGGCCCCGGCATTGCCCCCTCTGCCCCTGGCACCATTCCAGAACTGCCCACCTTCCACACTGAGGTAGCCGAGCCTCTTAAGGCAG ACCTACAAGATGGGGTACTAACagcacccccaccacccccaccgcCCCCACCACCTCCCCCAGCTCCTGAGGTGCTGGCCAGTGCACCCCTACTCCCACCCTCAACCGCGGCCCCTGTAGGCCAAGGCGCCAGGCAGGACGACAGCAGCAGCAGCGCGTCTCCTTCAG TCCAGGGAGCTCCCAGGGAAGTGGTCGACCCCTCTGGTGGCCGGGCCACTCTGCTAGAGTCCATCCGCCAAGCTGGGGGCATCGGCAAGGCCAAGCTGCGCAGCGTGAAGGAGCGAAAGCTggagaagaagaagcagaaggagCAGGAGCAAG TGAGAGCCACGAGCCAAGGTGGGGACTTGATGTCGGATCTCTTCAACAAGCTGGTCATGAGGCGCAAAG GCATCTCTGGGAAAGGACCTGGGGCTGGTGAGGGGCCTGGAGGAGCCTTTGCCCGCGTGTCAGACTCCATCCCTCCTCTGCCGCCACCGCAGCAGCCACAGGCAGAGGACGAGGACGACTGGGAATCCTAG
- the LOC129049019 gene encoding transcription initiation factor TFIID subunit 4-like, translating to MEEFREGATFLTPYKAPGTQRSVREVGSPTRAQALRAGSSCGRAARVFPEPGRGGKTQDLGGGTGTPQSPGPCAPQALASLLGPGKAGSRARLQGGGSGASPRRLPGSRGPAAAFAVEPDTGQRPRNTSLAQASRSGTVPGLPPASLQPLRAPHFAQPGPHDPTSRGPERLLTCEPPSRKLRPPLPLCGSRWVLAPPSAVRPRLRVLTPPFTLRCALPERGSRTPWTRSAVLAGGVAGLGTELTLTPSCRRAHGSHPLSSERQAAPTRAFCCADPLPRPLSFVPSLPSPQVQDQAVRQPRLLGAALALGAPRGQPRPRARPCPPALHLDSLSCVSQPT from the exons ATGGAGGAGTTCAGAGAAGGTGCAACATTTCTGACCCCCTACAAG GCCCCGGGAACCCAACGCAGTGTCAGAGAAGTGGGGTCCCCTACGAGGGCCCAGGCGCTCCGGGCGGGCAGCAGCTGCGGAAGAGCCGCGCGAGTCTTCCCAGAACCCGGCCGGGGCGGGAAGACGCAGGACTTGGGAGGCGGAACCGGGACCCCGCAGAGCCCGGGTCCCTGCGCCCCACAAGCCTTGGCTTCCCTGCTAGGGCCGGGCAAGGCCGGGAGCAGGGCGCGGCTCCAGGGAGGAGGCTCCGGGGCGAGCCCAAGACGCCTCCCGGGCAGTCGGGGCCCAGCGGCGGCGTTCGCAGTGGAGCCGGACACCGGGCAGCGGCCGCGGAACACCAGCTTGGCGCAGGCTTCTCGGTCAGGAACGGTCCCGGGCCTCCCGCCcgcctccctccagcccctccgGGCCCCCCACTTCGCCCAGCCAGGCCCCCACGACCCTACTTCCCGCGGCCCCGAACGCCTCCTCACCTGCGAGCCGCCCTCCCGGAAGCTCCGGCCGCCGCTTCCGCTCTGCGGGAGCCGCTGGGTCCTAGCCCCGCCGTCCGCAGTCCGCCCGCGCCTCCGGGTCCTAACGCCGCCGTTTACCCTCCGCTGCGCCCTCCCCGAGCGCGGCTCCCGGACCCCGTGGACCCGGAGCGCTGTCCTGGCGGGCGGAGTCGCGGGCCTGGGCACGGAACTCACGCTCACTCCGAGCTGCCGACGTGCACACGGCTCCCATCCGTTGTCTTCCGAGCGCCAGGCCGCCCCTACCCGTGCTTTCTGCTGTGCAGACCCTCTTCCTAGACCTCTATCCTTTGTTCCCTCGCTGCCTTCCCCTCAAGTTCAGGACCAAGCTGTCCGCCAGCCTCGGCTCCTCGGGGCAGCCCTCGCCCTGGGTGCGCCCCGGGGccagcccaggcccagggcccgcccctgccctccagccctACACCTTGACTCGCTTTCCTGCGTCTCTCAGCCTACCTGA